Genomic DNA from Catenulispora sp. EB89:
AGGCCGCGTTGTTGCGCGTCGTGTTGGAGCGGCAGGTTGGGAGTCTCCGGCTGCCCGCCTCGGTGCGCATCGTCGCCGCTGCGAATCCCGCGGGGAGTGCTGCCGACGGGTGGCAGTTGGCGCCGCCGTTGGCCAACCGCTTCGTGCACCTGGCGTGGGTTCACGATCCCGACGTCGTCGTCCGCGGCCTCGGCGGGGTCTGGCCGCACGTCCCCCTCCCGCAGCTCGACCCGGCCAAGCTGGAACGCTCCGTTGCCAGAGCGCGCGCCGCCATCTGTGCCTTCCTCACCGTGCGCCCCGACTACACCCACCGCATGCCCGCCACCGCTGCGGCACGTGCCGGGGCCTGGCCGTCGCCGCGTACCTGGGAGATGGCTATGCGCCTGCTTGCCTTTGGCTACGCGGCCGGTGCCGGAACCGGAGCGGGCGCAAACACAGAAGCAGCAGACCACACCACCACCGAAGCCGTGGCCCTCGCCGTCCGCGGAGCCGTAGGCGACGGCGCAGGCCTCGAATTCCTCGCCTTCCTCGAACGCCAAGACCTCCCCGACCCCGAAACCGTCCTCGCCGATCCCGACCACGCCGACCTCCCCGAACGCGGCGACCTGGTCCACGCGACCCTCGCCGCCGTCGTCGACGCCGTCGCCCGCACCACCACGCGCGAACGCTGGGAATCCGCCTGGACCCTCATCGCCCGTCTCGCCGCGACCGTCCCCGTCGACCTCCTCGCCGCACCGGCCATGCAGCTCGCGACTCTGCGTGAACCGGCCTGGGACCTCCCGGCACAGCTGGACGGCCTCACCGCCCTCGAAGCCCTCCTGGCGTGGAGCGAATGAGCGCGACAACCACAGTGAGCACCCTGAAGATCCCGACGCCGGCGGTGATGGCTGGCCCCAGCCGACTCACCGCCCGCCCGGCGGGCCTGCCCGCGCCGTGGGAGGGGCAGCCGGCGAAGGCTGCCGCATCACAAGCAGCGCATCATGAAGCTGACAGAGCCGAAAGGCGAGACCGAGCCCAAGCCGCCGCCGACCTCGACACCCCCAAACTCCTGGCCGCCCGCCACCTGGCCGTCACCACCTGCCCCTACCTGGCCGTGGCCCTCCACGCCATAGCCGTCGTCCCCACCTACGCCGTCCCCACGATGGGCGTCGACCGCCACTGGCGCTGCTACGTCAACCCCGCCTTCGTCCGCGCCCACCCCGTCCGCGAACTCGCCGGCGTCTGGCTCCACGAGGTCTCCCACCTCGTCCGCGACCACCACACCCGCGCCCGCCGCCTCACCGAGGCCAGCGCCCGCCACGAGGCCGCCGGCCGTCCCGGTTCGGCTCCGCTCGACCCTGACAACCCCCGCCGCGAGCAGGTCCGCCTCAACATCGCCATGGATCTGGAGATCAACGACGACCTTTTCGAGAGCCTGCGGGGTCCCGACAAGCCCCGCACACTCCACAGACGCAGCAAGACCGACGACGCCGACGACGCCAACGACACCACCCCACGCCTCCCCGAAGGCGCCCTGACCCCGTCCCGACTCCGCATCGCCAACTGCGACCTCTTCGAGCAGTACCTCCACCACGTCACCCCCACCATGGTCGCCGACCACTGGACCGACTGCGGCTCGGGCGCCCACGACGGCCCGGTCCCCTGGGAGGACGACGCCGCCGGCGCCCACCCCCTCGGCCCGCACGAAGCCGCCGCCATCCGCATCAGCGTCCGCGACGCCATCGCCGCCGGCCGCGGCACCGCCCCGAGCGGCTGGCAGCGCTGGGCCGAGCACTACGGCAAGGCCCCGCAGGACTGGCGCACCCTCCTGGGCGCCGCCTTCCGCACCTCGCTCGGTGCGGCGGGCGGCGCCGGCGACTACACCTACCGCCGTCCCAACCGCCGCACCGCGAGCCTCGGCGGCCGCCTGGTCCTGCCCGGCCTGCACCGTCCGCTGCCGCAGGTGGCCGTGGTCATCGACACCTCCGGCTCGGTCTCCGACATGGACCTCGGCAGTGCCCTGACCGAGGTCGCCGCCATCACCCGCGCGCTCGGCGTCACCGGCCGCAACGTCGCCGTCTATACCTGCGACGCGGCCGTCCAGACCGCCCAGAACGTCTGCCGGGCCGAGGAACTCACCCTGGTCGGCGGAGGCGGCACCGATCTGCGCGAGGGCATCCGGGCCGCGATGACCCGCCAGCCCCGTCCCGACGTGACCGTCGTCCTCACCGACGGCGGCACCCCCTGGCCGGAGGAGCAATCGGGCTGTCGCGTCGTCGCCGGCATCTTCGCCTCCCACCGCTCCCTCACCCGCTTCGGGAGCGACGGCACCTTCATCGACTGCCGCCCGCCGGAATGGATCGAAACGGTCTATCTGGAGTGAGAGCCGCCAATGGGAACCCAGACCCAGACCCAGAACCTACCCCCGCAGCTTCCGAGCCCGCGCCCCCAAATACCGCTGCTCAGCGATACTCGCCGTCGCCTTCGCCGCGCTCCGGAAGTTCTCATACGCGCCGTCCGTGTCCCCGGCCATCTCCAACAGATGCGCCCGCACCGACAGCAACCGGTGGTGCCTGGCCATCCGCTCGTCGGCGTCCAGCGTCGCCAGCACCGCGAGCCCGGCCTCCGGCCCCTCGATCTCGGCGAGCGCGACCGCGCGGTTCAACGTCACCATCGGGTTCGGCGCGATCCGTTCCAGAACCAGGTACAGCGCGTGGATCTGCCGCCAGTCGGTGTCCGCGGGGTCGGTCGCGACAGCGTGCGTGGCGGCTATCGCCGCCTGCAACTGGTACGTCCCCAACTCCGTGCCGCCCAGCGAGCTCTTCGCCAACTCCAGCCCCTCGGCGATCAGCTCGGCGTCCCACCTGGTCCGGTCCTGCTCGGCCAGCGGCACCAGGTCGCCGCCCGCCGTCGTGCGCGCCTCGCGCCGGGAGTGCGTCAGCAGCATCAGCGCCAGCAGCCCGGTCACCTCGCCGTCGTCGGGCAGCTGCGCGTGCACCATCCGGGTCAGCCGGATCGCTTCGGTCGCCAGGTCGACACGGTCCAGGTCGGTGCCGGACGACGCGGTGTAGCCCTCGTTGAAGATCAGGTAGAGCACGTGGAGCACGACCTGCAGCCGCTCCTCGCGCTCCGGCCCCGCCGGGAGCTCGAACCGGCTCCCGGCCGCCCTGACGCGCTGCTTGGCCCGGCTGATCCGGGCCGCCAGCGTGGCCTCCGGGACGAGGAACGCGCGGGCGATCTCGGCCGTCGTCAGGCCGCCGACGGCGCGCAGCGTCAGCGCGGTCTGCGAGGCCGCGGTCAGCGTCGGGTGGCAGCACAGGAAGAGCAGGACCAGGGTGTCGTCGGTGTCCGGGACCTCGTCCGGGACCACCTCGGAAGCCCAGACCTGCTCTTCCCGTTCGCGCCGTGCCGAGTCGCTGCGCACCTGGTCGATGAGCCGGCGGGAGGCGACCGTGGTCAGCCAGCCGCGCGGGTTGTCCGGCAGGCCCTGGGCCGGCCACTGGACCGCGGCGGCCAGGACGGCCTCCTGCACCGCGTCCTCGCAGCCCTCGAACCGGCCGTACCGGCGGACCAGGGCGCCGAGGACCTGCGGGGTCAGCTCGCGGAGCAAGTCCTCGATCGCCGGTGCTGTCATGCCTCCAATTGTCCATCGGAGAACATGACCTGGCGCACCTCCACCCCGAGCCCGTCGATCGAGGCGTCCGGGATCTGCGAGGCCAGCTCGACGGCCCGCGCCTTGTCCTCGACGTCGACCAGGTAGAAGCCGCCCAGGTACTCCTTGGCCTCCAGGAACGGGCCGTCGGTGACCACCGGCTGACTGTTGCGGACCCGCACCACGGCCGCCTGCGACGGGTCGACCAGCGCCTGGGTCAGGATCAGCTCCCCGGAGTCCTTCAGGGACTGGATGAACCGGCCGTGGCCCTCGCCGAGCCCGGCCTTCTCCTCGTCGGTCAGCGCGTCCAGCACGGCGGGGTTGATGTGCAGACTGATCAGGAACTTCATCTCATCACTCCTTGTGTCACGGTCGCCCGGTGGCGCCCTTCCACCCGGTTGTCGGAGCCGCCGCCGCGTCCTTGACATCCTCCTCCGAACCGACGTCAAGAACCGGCGGGCCGCTCCGACAGCCCGGTGAAGACATCGGGAAGTCGAGAAGAGGAGACACGGAGATGCGTACGAACCGGGCCTGGCTGGGACTGACACTCCTCATGCTGCCGACACTGCTCGTCGCGATGGACATGACCGCGCTGATCCTCGCGCTGCCGCACCTGAGCGCCGACCTCGGCGCCAGTGCGGTGCAGCAGCTGTGGATCAGCGACAGCTACGGCCTGATGGTCGCCGGCATGGTCATCACGATGGGCACGCTCGGCGACCGCATCGGACGCCGCCGGCTGCTGCTGACCGGCGCCTCGGCCTTCGCGGTGCTCTCGGTGGTGGCGGCGTTCTCGGTGAACCCGCTGATGCTGATCGTCGTGCGGGCGCTGCTCGGGATCGCCGGGGCCACCCTGGCGCCGTCCACACTGGCGCTGATCACGAACATGTTCCACGACGACCGCTCCCGCGGCCGCGCCATCGCGATCTGGGCCACCTGCCAGTTCACCGGCGGCGCGGTCGGCCCGGTGCTGGCCGGGTTCCTGCTCCAGCACTTCTGGTGGGGTTCGGTGTTCCTGGCGGCGGTGCCCGCGATGGTGCTGCTGGCGGTGGCCGGCCGGTTCGTGCTGCCGGAGTTCCGCGGCTCGCGGGCCGGCCGGCTGGACCCGGCGAGTGTCGGGCTGTCGCTGGCCGCGGTGCTGCTGATGGTCTACGGGATCAAGCAGCTGACCGTGGCGCACGCCGTGGCCGTCCCGGTGGCGACGCTGGCGATCGGGGCGGGCCTGGGCGTGGTCTTCGTCCGCCGGCAACTCCGCCTGCCCGCGCCGCTGCTGGACCTGCGGCTGTTCCGCAGCCGTCCGTTCACTGCGGTCCTGATCGCGCTGGTCTTCGCGGGTCTGGCGATGGCCGGGGTCGGGCTGCTGGTCACGCAGTACCTGCAGGGCGTGCTCGGGCACGGGCCGATGGCCGCGGCGATCCTGTTCGCCCCGATGGGCCTGGGCGTCGCGGTCGGCACCATGACCGCGCCGACTCTGACCCGCCGGATGAAGCAGCCGACCGCGATCGCCGGCGGCCTGGCGCTGTCGGCCGTCGGCGGGCTGCTGCTGACCGTGGTCCACGGGGCGGGCACCCTGCCGATCCTGATGATCGCCATCGCGGTGCTGGCCTTCGGCGCCGGTCCGTTGTTCGCGCTCGGCACCGGACTGGTCATCGGCAGCGTCTCGCCGGAGCGCGCCGGCAGCGCGGCCTCCATGTCCGAGACCGGCAACTACTTCGGCGGCTCCCTCGGGCTCGGGCTGCTCGGCGCGGCCGCGGCCGTCGTCTACCGGGCCCACGCCCACGGGACCTCCGACTCTCTGGCCGCCGCGCTCGCCGCGAGCAGCCGTCAGGGCGCGACGCAGGCGTCTGCGACGCTCGACACGGCCCGCGCGGCGTTCACCGCCAGCCTGCACGTGACCGGACTCGTCGCAGCCGTGATCTTCGCGGCCCTGTCGGTAGTGGTGTTCGTGATGCGGCCGGCCGAGTCGCGGTCGCAGTCTCAGCCCGAGTCGCAGTCGCAGTCGCAGTCGCAGTCGCAGTCGCAGCCGGAGTCGCAGCCGGAGCCGCAGCCGGAGGAACCGGCCCGCACCAGCACCGAAACGGCCGTCCCGGAGCCGGTGGCGGCCTCCCATTGAGATCCGTCCGTATGGGTGACTTTTCGAGGTTCCTTTCACAAAGCTCTGACCTGCGGAGACAGTGAGTCAGGGCACGGTCTTCCAGGCGGGGGAGGCTTTCGCCCGGAAGATGTAGTCCGGTTTACGACCGATGGCTGGAAAGTGTAGAGCTTGCGGTGGTTCGCACCTCCAACGTCAGGGAGCTTCAATGAGCATCCGCAAAACCCTCGTGGCCGTGGCCTGCGCCGCGTTCGCGGTCCTGGGCACTGCCGGCACCGCCTCCGCCTCCGGCGCGGGCGCGATCGGCAGCGCGTTCGGCTCGCCCGGTCTGCTGTCCGGCAACGTGATCCAGATCCCGGTCAACATCCCGATCAACGTGTGCGGCGACAGCGTCGGCATCCTGGCGGCGCTGGTCGGCAGCGCCGGCAACGTCTGCGTCAACCGCTGACGTTCTCCACGCTCCCAAGGACCCCGGGCCACCTGTGGCCCGGGGTCCTGCCGTGCCCGCCGCCGGGGCCTCATGGTTTGCCATATCCGGCAGCGCGGGAGAGCGTTGTTCGGGAGTCTGTTCTCAAGGAGGCGCACGGATGTCGCACAGCCACAGCGAACGCGATCTGAGCGGGGACGTGGACGTCAACCCGCTGTTCGCCCGGCCGGGGGAGTTGCGCAGCCGGCCCCGGACCCGGCTGGCCGACCTGCCGATGCTGCCCGAGACCGCCTACCAGGTGGTGCACGACGAGGCCATGCTCGACGGCAACGCCCGGCTGAACCTGGCGACGTTCGTCGGCACCTGGATGGACGACCAGGCACGCCGGCTGTACCTCGAAGCCTTCGACAAGAACATGATCGACAAGGACGAGTACCCGAGCACCGCCGCGATCGAGGAGCGGTGCTGGCGGATCCTGGCCGACCTGTGGCACGCCCCGGACCCGGCGCGCGCCATCGGCACCTCGACCATCGGCTCCTCCGAGGCCTGCATGCTCGGCGGCCTGGCGTTCAAGCGGCGCTGGCAGGAGGCGCGGCGCGCGGCCGGCAAGCCCGCCGACCGGCCGAACCTGGTGATGAGCTCGGCGGTGCAGGTGGTGTGGGAGAAGTTCTGCAACTACTGGGACGTCGAGGCGCGCTACGTCCCGATCACCGAGGAGCACAAGACGCTCGACGGCACGGACCTGAAGTCCTATGTCGACGAGAACACCATCGGCGTGGTCAGCATCCTCGGCGTCACCTACACGGGCATGTACGAACCCGTGCTGAAGGTCAGCCACGCCCTGGACGAGATCCAGCGCGAGACCGGCCTGGACATCCCGATCCACGTCGACGGCGCCTCCGGGGCCATGGTCGCCCCGTTCCTGCAGCCGCACCTGGAGTGGGACTTCCGGGTCCCGCGCGTGGCCTCGATCAACACCTCGGGCCACAAGTACGGGCTCGTCAACCCGGGCCTGGGCTGGGTCCTGTGGCGGGACCGGGACCTGCTGCCGGAGAGCCTGGTGTTCAAGGTGAGCTACCTGGGCGGCGAGATGCCGACGTTCGGCCTGAACTTCTCGCGCCCGGCCGCGCAGGTGCTGGTGCAGTACTTCCAGTTCCTGCGGCTGGGCCGGCTCGGGTACCACGAGGTGCAGAAGGCCTCCCAGGACGTCGCGAAGTACCTCGCCGACCGGATCGGCGCGATGGACGCCTTCGAGCTCTGGAACGACGCCTCCGACATCCCCGTGTTCGCCTGGCGCCAGAAGCCCGGCCACGGGCCCAACTGGACGCTGTACGACGTCTCTGACCGGCTGCGGATGAAGGGGTGGCTGGTGCCGGCGTACCCGATGCCGGACAACCTGGCCGACACGGTGGTGCAGCGCGTGGTGATCCGGAACGGGATGAGCATGGATCTGGCCACGAACCTGCTCGCCGACATCGAGGAGGCGGTCGCCTACCTCGACAAGCTGACCCAGCCGCTGCCGGATGTCGAACGCTCGGTGTTCCACCACTGAGCCGCGAGTACTGACAGGCAGAGCATCCCGGGGCCCTTCTCAGGCCGCGTGCTCGGCGAGGAGCCCGGTCATCAGCGCCAGCCACTCCGCCGGCCGCTCGGCGAACGGCAGGTGCCCGGTGGCGATCCGGGCCAGGCGCGCGCCGGGGATCTTCCTCGCCAGCTCCTCGTGCAGGTGCGGGGAGACCAGCGGGTCCGCGGTGGTGGAGATGACGAGCGTCGGCGCGGTGATCGAGGCCAGGTCGCCGCGCACGTCGACGCTTCGCACCAGGTCCACGTGCTCCGGCGTGCCGGCCGGGATGAGCTCGGCCAGGCCGTCGATCGCCAGCCGCAGGTGGCTTTCGGGGGTGGCCTCCAGCGTCTCGGCGCCGAACGCGACGAGCGTCAGGAACTCCGAGAGCCGGACGGCGTCGCCGGCCTGGTAGAGGTCGTTCCACAGCTTCGCCGCGAGGTCCAGCCGCGCGTCCCGGTAGGCGAAGGTCGCGGTCAGGATCAGGGCGCTGACGCGCTCGGGGTGCCGGGCCGCGGCCCGGATCGCCACCGGCCCGCCGAGCGAGAACCCGGCCAGCGCGAAGCGCTCCAGCCCTTCGGCGTCGGCGGCGGCGACCAGCTGGTCGGCCAGGAAGTCCACGCTCAGCGGTCCGGCGGCGCGCGGCGTGCGGCCGGTCCCCGGATAGTCGATCCCGACCACGGTGTGCCCGGCGCCCAGGCCGTCCAGGACCGGGCCGTAGTTCAGGGCGACGCTCCCGCCTGCGCCGTGTGCCAGCAGCAGGCCGGGGCCGGTGCCCCCGACGGTGCGGGCCAGGACCGGCTCGACGGCGAAGGGCGTGCTGACGACAGGCATGGAAGCCCCCTCACAAGTATTTGTAGCGGTCGCTACAGAAGAACCGTACCACGTTCTGTATCGATCGCTACGGAAAACGCGGGAGGCGCGCCGCCGGGTCCGGCGGCGCCCGGACGGTTTGGCAGGATGGCGGAGTGGATCAATCAGTCCCCGCCGACCTGCTGGAGATCGCCGAGGCGCTCGTTCCCGGCGCTCCCCTCGGCTCCGCACGCCTTGCCGAGCACGGGAATCTGCACCACGTCGTGCTGTTCCCCGGCGTCGCGGCGGTGCGCGTCAGCAAGCGCCCCGACACCGCCGCCGAGATGCCCCGCCGGGTCGGGATCCTTCGGGCGGTCGCGGCGGCCGGCCTGCCTTTCGCCGTACCGGAGCCGCTGAGCTCGGTGACCATGTTCGGGGAGCATGCGGCGGTCGCGATCTCTTGGATCGATGGTGAACCCTTGCCGGAGGGCGTCGGGGATCCGGCAGCGTTCGGGATGCTGTTGGAAGCACTGCGCGATGTCGAGCTCTCGCCAGACCTCGCGGCCGTTCTCCGCACGCCGCGCCGGTACGCCGACGGTCTGGGGTGGGCCGACATTCTCAGCGCCGAGATCATTCCGCTTCTGCCCGCGAGGTGGCGCGACGGAGTCCGGCACAGCCTGGACACGCTGCTGGCGCTCGACGAGGTTCCGGCCGGGCTCGTCCACGGCGATCTCGGCGGCGGAAACGTCCACTTCGGCGCGGACGGCAGCCTGACCGGGGTCCTCGACTGGGACCTGGCGATCCGGTCCGACCCGGCGATCGACGCGGCGCTGGTCGGGTCCTGGCACGGCTGGGACGTGCTCCGCGCGGCCGCCGACGAGCAGACCTACCGACGCGCCCGGGCCTGGAACGACGTCGTCGGCGTCGAACATCTCCACGCGGTGTTCAGCAACGAGCCGTTGGCGAGCGTCGACGGCTTCGTCAGCTCGGTCGTCGCCTGGTTGGAGGCGCGGGAGTAGGGCAGTGCTCTGGTCGAGTTCAGTCGGCTGTCGCCTCAGATGATCGTCCGCGAGAACACACTGTGCCCGTGTGCCTCAGCCCGCCGAGCCAGCGCCCGGAACTGCTCGACGGAACTCCGTGCCTCGACGAAGTCGTCGAACGTGACCTCGGTGATCTCCATCCACTGCGCGGCGAGCATCGGCACATGGTCGTCGGTCACCGCGGCCAGCGTCGTGACCCAGACCTCCGGCATCACCTGTAACAGCAATCCGGATTCCCACGGCGACACCTCGCCGGCCCGTTCCTCCCCGTAGGGCCACGCCTCCTGGTCCGGCCACACCAGCCGCGGCACCGCGCCGCTCCGGATCTTGAACGGCACCCCCTCGGCGAACGCGACCAGCTGCCCGACCACCACGTTCACGTCGAGCCCCTTGGCCTCGAACCAGTCGGCCCCGTGGTCGTCGAGCCCCACCTCGGCGGGCTCCCGCCAATCCCCGCCCGGCCCCACCGCCCACGCGATCGCCGTGGCCGGGTCCGGCGCGCGGAAGTAGTCATGAAACACGCCCATGGCGAGAGCGTAGCCGCCGGTCAGGACAGTTTCCGGGCGACGGCCCAACCGCTGAGCCCAACGCTGAGCCGATTACTGAACCGGTTGCCGGGCCGATTCCTGAACCCCCGCACCAGAATCTCGATATGCCAAGGCATCCCTATGCTTGCCCGCATGGCGAGGAAGAAGAAGCGGCTGCCGAAGGACTTCGACACCACCCTCCGCTCCGGCGACCTGGACGCGATGAAGGCGGTCTTCGACACCACCGACCTCGACGCCCACGACGGCATGTACGGCCCGACCGCGCTCGGCATGTACGGCGTCCCGCCGGAACTGGTGGCCTGGCTGGTCGAGCAGGGCGCCGACGTCGAGGCCGTCGACCGCTCCGACCACACCCCGCTGTGGCGGCACGCGCGCGTCGGCCACGACGTGATCGTCACCGCCCTGCTCGACGCCGGCGCCGACATCGCGAACCCCCTGCGGCCCGCGCTCCACTCGGCCGCCGAAGGCGTCCAGCCCTCCACGGTGAGCCTGCTCCTGGATCGCGGCGCGGATCCCCTTTTCCTCCAAGGCCGATTGACGGCGCTCGCCTCGGGTCTTCAGTACTGCTCCAACATCCAGCTGTCGAAGATGGCCGAAGTCGCCCGGATCCTCCTCGACGCCGGCACCCCGATCACTCCCATGATGCGCGAGCGCGTAGAGGCGATCGGCAAACGCTTCGAGTTCTACCGAGCGGGCTTCAACCCCGACCACGTCGACGAGGCCGACGCGGGCCTGACTCGCCTGTACGAACTGTTCGGCGTCACCCCGGTCGGACAGCGCCGCAGCCACGACGGCGTCTCCCCGATCACCGTGACCGCCACCGCCTGGGACGACCGGCACCAGGAACTCTGGGACCACCTGGTCCCCGGCCGGGGTCCGGCCGCCACGGCCCAGGGCGAGGCCATCCGCATCACCGGCCGCCTCGCGCACGAAGTCCTCGACAACGGCGGCATCAACTGGGACGGCGACTTCCGGTCGATGGCCCGCACCCTGCCGAGGTTGTTCGCCTCCGGCGTGCCGTTGCCGGACGCGCAGCTGAGCGAGGCGACCACGCTGGCCCTGAACTGCCGCCGCGACAGCCCCGAGGAGCACATCCAGCGGCTCAGTGAGCTGGCGGTGTGGTGGGTGCTGGCCAACCCTGAACCGTTGCCGGCGCCGGAGCCCGCCTACCTGCGCTGAGGGACCACGCGGTCAGTCCCCTGAATCGCTGCGGATCCGCACGTCGGCGACCCTGCTGACGTGCCGCGCCCCGCACACGTCCCCGGGCACGACCAACTGCGGCCCCTCCGCGTCCAGCGCGTCGCCGTCGCGCGTCAGCCCGAGCAGCACCGGGATGTTCGCGAACTCCGGGTCGATCTCAGCCCACGACAGCACGACCCGGTGCCCGTCGTGCGCCCGGATCGAGATCAGGAACCGCAACCGGTCCTTGCGCTCCCCGGGCACGAAGGCCGGCTCCGCGAGCCGCGCAACGTCCAGCAGCAGCGGCCCGGAGAACCGGTGCCGCCGCGGCCCGCTCTTGCGGCAGGTGAACTCCACCTCGCACTCGTGCCGCCGCAGCGACCACAGGTCGGACACGCTCAGGACGCGGGGCGACCGCACCTCCCCGCCGAGCCGAACGAACCCGCCGGCGGCCGTACGGACCGTGCCGGTCTGCTCACCGAGCATGGGATCCTCCCTCGCGCGGACCGCCTCCGTCCGGCGGACACGGCCCACGATCCACAGTAGGCCGGGTCCCGGCAGAAGCAAGGGTTGTCACAGCACCTGCGAGATGATGTGTGCCTTCCGTTATGAATATGCAAGGTCTTCCGGCCTTTCCCCCTGGCGTCTGCGCTGTAAGCTCACCGCGTGGACGTCTACCGGATGGGTGAGGCCGCCGAACTGCTCGGCGTCAGTGCCGACACCGTGCGGCGCTGGGCCGACGCCGGCCGGCTGAGCGCACAGCGCGACGAGAACGGACACCGGGTGATCCCGGGGCCCGAGCTCGCCGCCTTCGCCTCGTCGCTGGCCTCCGCCGCCGACGAGCGCTCGGAGGTGTCCTCGGCCCGCAACCGGCTGCGCGGCATCATCACCGCGGTGACCAAGGACGCGGTGATGGCGCAGGTGGACATCCAGGCCGGGCCGTTCCGGGTGGTGTCGCTGATGAGCCGGGAGGCCGTGGACGAGCTGGACCTGCGGGTCGGCGCCACGGCGGTCGCGGTGATCAAGTCCACGACGGTGGTCGTGGAACGCGGTGCGGCCCGGGCGCCGCACGCGAGCAGCGCGACCAGCTCAGGCACCGCGAGCGGCACCGGCAAGCCGAAGACGGACCAGGCCGCCTCCGACAGCGCGGCCGATGTGGAACCGGACATGACCGTGCAGACCCCAGGGGGGCGTTCGTGAAGAAGTCAGTCGCCGTAGTCATCGCCACCGGCCTGTTGCTGGCCGGGTGCAGCAGCTCCAAGAGCTCGCCGAAGGCTGCCGGGGGATCGAGCTCGACGTCTGCTTCGTCGTCCTCCACCTCCGCCTCGTCCTCGGCGCCCGGCGCGACCGGCCCGGTCAAGGTCGCCTACGCCGCCTCGCTGGCGAACCTGATGGAGCACGACCTCGGCCCGGCCTACGACAAGGCCACCGGCGGCGACTTCCAGGGCAACGCCGCCGGCTCCACCCAGCTGGTCAGCGAGATCAAGGGCAAGGTGAAGCAGGCCGACGTCTTCATCAGCGCCTCCAC
This window encodes:
- a CDS encoding aminoglycoside phosphotransferase family protein; this encodes MDQSVPADLLEIAEALVPGAPLGSARLAEHGNLHHVVLFPGVAAVRVSKRPDTAAEMPRRVGILRAVAAAGLPFAVPEPLSSVTMFGEHAAVAISWIDGEPLPEGVGDPAAFGMLLEALRDVELSPDLAAVLRTPRRYADGLGWADILSAEIIPLLPARWRDGVRHSLDTLLALDEVPAGLVHGDLGGGNVHFGADGSLTGVLDWDLAIRSDPAIDAALVGSWHGWDVLRAAADEQTYRRARAWNDVVGVEHLHAVFSNEPLASVDGFVSSVVAWLEARE
- a CDS encoding ankyrin repeat domain-containing protein, which gives rise to MARKKKRLPKDFDTTLRSGDLDAMKAVFDTTDLDAHDGMYGPTALGMYGVPPELVAWLVEQGADVEAVDRSDHTPLWRHARVGHDVIVTALLDAGADIANPLRPALHSAAEGVQPSTVSLLLDRGADPLFLQGRLTALASGLQYCSNIQLSKMAEVARILLDAGTPITPMMRERVEAIGKRFEFYRAGFNPDHVDEADAGLTRLYELFGVTPVGQRRSHDGVSPITVTATAWDDRHQELWDHLVPGRGPAATAQGEAIRITGRLAHEVLDNGGINWDGDFRSMARTLPRLFASGVPLPDAQLSEATTLALNCRRDSPEEHIQRLSELAVWWVLANPEPLPAPEPAYLR